The following proteins are co-located in the Patescibacteria group bacterium genome:
- a CDS encoding SIMPL domain-containing protein (The SIMPL domain is named for its presence in mouse protein SIMPL (signalling molecule that associates with mouse pelle-like kinase). Bacterial member BP26, from Brucella, was shown to assemble into a channel-like structure, while YggE from E. coli has been associated with resistance to oxidative stress.): MPKESSGGFWPQWSENKLFALLLAIFLVYGIVYTGVLIRKSLAETNRIGVADRQPPSISVSATDTASVAPDVATVDLGVSNTASTPDKAGFDNASKANAIIAAVKALGVDAKDIQTSNYSVNPSYDYDVSPARVVGYDANETLTVKIRNTDIAGSVLAKVLSLGATNISGLRYTVEEPAAVEAEARKNAIAKAYEQAAAIATAMHARLGGVISYSEYDNSPSPYPYAFDSMKAMGGAGEAPSLQPGQTEVSKTVQIEFAIE, encoded by the coding sequence ATGCCTAAAGAATCTTCGGGCGGATTTTGGCCGCAGTGGAGTGAGAATAAATTGTTTGCGCTTCTGCTCGCTATTTTTCTTGTCTACGGAATTGTGTATACGGGCGTGCTGATTAGGAAGTCCTTGGCTGAGACAAATAGAATTGGAGTTGCTGATCGTCAGCCGCCATCTATTTCTGTGTCAGCGACTGATACAGCCAGTGTTGCTCCCGACGTGGCTACGGTAGACCTGGGTGTGAGCAATACGGCGAGCACTCCGGATAAAGCGGGATTTGATAACGCCAGTAAGGCTAACGCGATTATTGCAGCGGTGAAAGCGCTCGGCGTAGATGCTAAGGATATCCAAACTTCCAATTACAGCGTTAATCCGTCCTATGACTATGACGTTTCTCCTGCCAGAGTTGTTGGTTATGACGCGAATGAGACCCTGACGGTTAAAATTCGTAATACTGATATTGCCGGCAGCGTTTTAGCTAAAGTTTTGTCGCTCGGCGCGACTAACATCAGCGGTTTACGATATACGGTTGAGGAACCGGCCGCGGTAGAGGCGGAAGCTCGTAAGAATGCCATCGCTAAAGCCTATGAACAGGCAGCGGCTATCGCAACTGCTATGCACGCTAGACTTGGCGGCGTAATTTCTTATTCAGAATATGACAATTCACCGTCTCCCTATCCTTACGCTTTTGATAGTATGAAAGCCATGGGCGGTGCTGGCGAGGCTCCTAGTTTGCAGCCCGGTCAGACCGAGGTTTCTAAGACCGTGCAGATCGAGTTTGCCATCGAATAA
- a CDS encoding phosphoglycerate kinase: protein MHLRTWTSSDITLGTRVFLRIDGNVPVVRGQAKDGAYGRLQQTIPEIVKLRAHGARIILATHLGDPGGKVDDQLSVVPIARLLAEKLGKPVRVLSGIVGQAVEREVLGADAGEILMLENLRFDPGEEENSVAFAKSLARLADVYVNNAFGVCHRAHASVDAITRELPSFAGELVVREVRTLEKQHSHPYVVVLGGAKLATKLPLVEHLAEPADVVLVGGALCLPLLHALDRPLPEKVKKDMKVEDVKAAESLLRRYMEKIILPEDLHIEGASRVIDIGPKTTELYALKIAGAMSVLWNGPMGIIEEPGARAGTKAVAKAIGDALPKTAIVGGGDTVEFLESLDLLKGFTHVSTGGGAMLALLSGEKLPGLEALQA from the coding sequence ATGCATCTCCGAACTTGGACATCTTCCGATATTACATTAGGCACGCGGGTCTTTTTGCGTATCGACGGTAATGTCCCGGTGGTTCGAGGCCAGGCAAAGGATGGCGCGTATGGGCGGTTGCAACAAACGATTCCGGAGATTGTGAAGCTTAGGGCGCATGGAGCCCGAATCATCTTGGCGACGCATCTCGGCGACCCCGGCGGAAAAGTCGACGATCAATTGTCGGTTGTGCCCATTGCTAGACTGCTCGCGGAGAAGCTTGGCAAGCCTGTGCGCGTGTTATCTGGTATCGTCGGGCAGGCTGTCGAGCGCGAGGTGCTTGGTGCTGACGCAGGCGAGATTCTCATGCTCGAAAATCTACGTTTTGATCCTGGCGAAGAAGAAAATAGCGTTGCTTTCGCAAAATCCCTCGCGCGCTTGGCGGATGTGTACGTGAATAACGCCTTTGGCGTGTGTCATCGGGCGCATGCGTCGGTCGACGCCATTACCCGCGAGCTTCCGAGCTTTGCGGGCGAACTCGTTGTTCGTGAAGTAAGGACGCTCGAGAAGCAGCACAGTCATCCATACGTCGTTGTGCTCGGCGGGGCCAAGCTTGCGACGAAGTTGCCGCTAGTCGAACACCTGGCCGAGCCGGCGGATGTCGTTCTCGTGGGCGGAGCGCTCTGTTTGCCGCTCTTGCATGCGCTTGATAGACCACTTCCCGAGAAAGTGAAGAAAGACATGAAAGTAGAAGACGTGAAGGCGGCGGAGAGTCTGTTACGAAGATACATGGAGAAAATTATTCTGCCCGAGGACCTGCACATAGAGGGTGCTTCACGCGTGATCGACATCGGCCCTAAGACGACTGAGTTGTATGCATTAAAAATTGCCGGCGCGATGAGCGTCCTCTGGAATGGCCCGATGGGCATAATCGAAGAACCTGGGGCTCGAGCGGGAACTAAGGCTGTTGCCAAAGCTATTGGTGACGCTCTGCCAAAAACTGCAATCGTTGGCGGGGGAGACACCGTCGAGTTTCTTGAGTCATTGGATCTCCTCAAGGGCTTCACGCATGTGTCGACGGGTGGCGGTGCTATGCTCGCCCTTCTGTCTGGAGAAAAACTCCCCGGACTCGAAGCTCTCCAGGCATAG
- a CDS encoding NAD(P)/FAD-dependent oxidoreductase: MSQKENIVILGGGFVGLTLARRLVKAGVVGKSCEVTVIDKSSSHTYTPWLYEVSSGYLSRNDGRKGRCQLYTSASVPFVGIPGYKDVRFRQEAITGVDFRSRSVFLADGLTVRYSILIIALGTESNYFGIPGLPEHCSPLKSASDAVDIERQVRDLLVDASSANQKNISIIGAGPTGVEFAGEFMMSIRKQIERGELATGAVKVSLIDRKCPLGAFPDSLTRAATKRLEKLGVNVLCNLAVMSVNQKVIELKNAAGDAMVHPCDLAIWSGGVAPVSVIKSLGLPLDPKGRILVDPMFAVKGKKNVYCAGDCASLMNPLSNSVEPMTAQSGVAQAKWIAKNLIAQLTGRSMTAYPFRARWDSLIAVGGTYGVGYVFGLSIKGPLAFYLRRLVDGRYFFSILPWPYALRKWLKGIVLYNKND, translated from the coding sequence ATGAGCCAGAAGGAGAATATTGTTATTTTAGGCGGGGGCTTTGTCGGCCTTACTTTGGCGCGGAGACTTGTTAAAGCGGGGGTGGTTGGGAAGTCTTGTGAAGTGACTGTGATCGATAAATCTTCGTCGCACACCTATACACCCTGGCTGTATGAGGTGAGCTCAGGCTATTTGTCGAGGAATGATGGTCGGAAGGGCCGTTGCCAGCTCTACACTTCGGCGAGCGTGCCATTTGTGGGGATCCCGGGATACAAGGATGTCCGTTTTCGCCAGGAAGCGATTACCGGTGTTGATTTTCGATCGCGTTCAGTATTTCTGGCTGACGGTTTAACAGTTCGTTATAGCATTTTGATTATTGCGCTCGGAACTGAGTCTAATTATTTCGGTATTCCCGGCTTGCCGGAACATTGTTCGCCGCTGAAATCTGCATCTGATGCGGTAGATATTGAGAGACAGGTTAGGGATTTGCTGGTTGATGCTTCATCAGCTAACCAAAAGAACATTTCTATTATCGGCGCCGGACCAACCGGAGTTGAATTTGCCGGTGAGTTCATGATGTCTATTCGAAAACAAATAGAACGTGGCGAGCTTGCAACTGGCGCAGTAAAAGTGTCATTGATCGATAGAAAATGTCCGCTCGGGGCCTTTCCGGATTCGCTAACGCGCGCAGCTACGAAGCGTTTAGAAAAACTAGGTGTTAATGTGCTGTGCAATCTGGCGGTTATGTCTGTTAACCAGAAAGTAATTGAGCTCAAGAATGCCGCGGGTGACGCCATGGTTCATCCCTGTGATTTGGCGATTTGGAGCGGGGGAGTCGCGCCGGTTTCTGTTATCAAGAGCCTGGGTCTGCCACTGGATCCAAAAGGCAGAATTCTGGTTGATCCGATGTTTGCCGTGAAGGGTAAGAAGAATGTCTATTGCGCCGGGGACTGTGCTTCGCTTATGAATCCGCTTTCTAATTCAGTCGAGCCAATGACTGCGCAGAGCGGAGTTGCTCAAGCGAAATGGATCGCTAAGAATCTTATTGCGCAACTCACCGGTCGTTCGATGACGGCGTATCCCTTTAGAGCGCGTTGGGATTCTTTGATTGCCGTTGGCGGTACATACGGCGTTGGTTACGTCTTTGGCCTTTCTATTAAAGGCCCGCTAGCCTTTTATCTTCGTCGGCTAGTTGATGGCCGCTATTTCTTTTCTATCCTCCCTTGGCCATACGCCCTGCGGAAATGGCTAAAAGGAATTGTTTTGTATAATAAGAATGATTAG